A window of Rufibacter sp. LB8 contains these coding sequences:
- a CDS encoding MCP four helix bundle domain-containing protein: MKWGYSIQQKGKAALILAVIVVLVLVKNTVDSRNVTELGHSFSSVYEDRLLVESYIFQLSGHLYQKKMMVDNCAYQGGAAAGMLPKINQHNTAIAGLMENYAKTKLTTAEASYFGALQQNMATIGKLERQYLAAPGNLAQTTSSAKPLLDAQYQQAAAHLEQLSGIQVEEGRLLNNQSKKIIAGSAILTQFEVVLLVGLGLMIQVIIFASKSAFPKKKQMPSLN; encoded by the coding sequence ATGAAATGGGGATATAGCATTCAGCAGAAAGGGAAGGCAGCGCTTATACTGGCAGTGATTGTAGTGCTGGTGCTGGTGAAAAATACCGTTGACAGTAGAAATGTGACTGAACTGGGCCATTCGTTTTCATCTGTGTATGAAGACCGATTGCTGGTGGAGAGTTACATTTTCCAGCTGTCTGGGCATTTGTACCAGAAAAAAATGATGGTTGACAACTGTGCCTACCAGGGTGGCGCGGCAGCGGGTATGTTGCCAAAAATCAACCAGCACAACACCGCCATAGCGGGGCTCATGGAGAATTACGCCAAGACCAAGCTTACCACGGCAGAGGCGTCTTACTTTGGCGCTTTGCAGCAAAACATGGCCACCATTGGTAAACTGGAACGGCAATATCTGGCTGCACCGGGCAACCTGGCGCAGACCACCTCCTCGGCGAAGCCGCTGTTAGACGCCCAGTACCAGCAAGCCGCCGCGCATCTGGAGCAGCTGTCTGGCATACAGGTAGAGGAAGGCCGCCTGCTGAACAACCAGTCAAAGAAGATTATTGCCGGCTCGGCCATTCTCACGCAGTTTGAGGTGGTGCTGCTGGTGGGCCTGGGGCTCATGATTCAGGTGATCATCTTCGCGTCTAAGTCTGCGTTCCCCAAGAAAAAACAGATGCCGTCTTTGAATTGA
- a CDS encoding DUF86 domain-containing protein: MENDIKAWLTDIKRSITEIYDFLPAEKNFSTFQQDLKTRKAVERNLEIIGEALNRILRVNPDIHITNSRRIVDTRNRIIHGYDTVSEEIIWSIVMKELPKLEGEIDRLLL; encoded by the coding sequence ATGGAGAATGATATCAAGGCATGGTTAACTGACATCAAAAGGTCAATCACTGAAATTTACGACTTCCTGCCAGCAGAGAAAAATTTCTCTACCTTCCAGCAAGACCTGAAAACAAGGAAAGCAGTTGAGCGGAATCTTGAAATTATAGGAGAAGCCCTAAACAGAATTTTACGGGTGAATCCTGATATACACATCACCAACTCCCGCCGGATTGTAGATACCAGAAACAGAATCATACACGGCTATGACACCGTTTCAGAGGAAATTATTTGGTCAATAGTTATGAAAGAGTTGCCAAAACTTGAAGGAGAAATTGACCGACTGCTCCTCTAA
- a CDS encoding nucleotidyltransferase family protein — protein MKVISDQIGRIKSLCDQHSVRSLFAFGSVTTERFKADSDIDLVVDIDAADPLEYTDHYFELKFQLEQILQREIDLLEQKAIKNPFLKKEIDRTKILIYGE, from the coding sequence ATGAAAGTTATCAGCGACCAGATAGGAAGAATCAAAAGCCTCTGTGACCAGCACAGCGTTAGGAGCCTATTTGCGTTTGGCTCGGTTACCACAGAAAGATTCAAAGCTGACAGCGACATTGATTTAGTGGTTGATATTGACGCCGCTGACCCACTAGAATACACAGACCATTATTTTGAATTGAAATTTCAGTTAGAGCAAATCCTTCAGAGAGAAATTGATTTACTGGAGCAGAAAGCTATTAAAAACCCATTTCTCAAAAAAGAGATTGACCGTACCAAAATTCTTATTTATGGAGAATGA
- the cdaA gene encoding diadenylate cyclase CdaA yields MIQLFSIGFLEINWLDVIDVLLVTVLLYQLYKLLTGSVALKIFLGLLSIYLLYLIVRAAGMELLTIILGQFMGVGVLAAIIVFQPEIRRFLLMIGKTTAFNNDKLFKGFPWRKNENPDKLAITPFIEAAKSLAGKNTGALIVFARSSELRYFAESGDAIDAIVSKRLLISIFNKNSPLHDGAVIIQGNRIKAARCILPVTESNDVPASMGLRHRAAIGLSEVTDSVVLVVSEETGQISIVRNGEVNRNLSAADLRSKLNHYLFDIEPKVVEKVAAA; encoded by the coding sequence GTGATTCAACTGTTTTCCATAGGGTTTTTAGAGATCAACTGGCTAGACGTCATAGATGTGCTGCTGGTGACGGTGCTCCTGTACCAACTCTACAAACTCCTCACGGGAAGCGTGGCGCTCAAAATCTTTCTGGGGTTACTCTCCATCTACCTGCTCTACCTGATTGTGCGCGCGGCGGGCATGGAATTGCTCACTATCATTCTGGGGCAGTTCATGGGCGTAGGCGTGCTGGCTGCCATCATTGTATTCCAACCCGAGATTAGGCGATTTCTATTGATGATTGGCAAGACCACCGCCTTCAACAATGACAAACTGTTCAAAGGCTTCCCGTGGCGCAAAAACGAAAACCCCGATAAACTCGCCATCACCCCGTTCATTGAAGCCGCTAAATCCTTGGCCGGCAAAAACACTGGTGCGTTAATTGTCTTCGCCAGAAGCTCTGAACTCCGGTACTTCGCCGAGTCTGGGGATGCCATTGACGCCATTGTAAGCAAGCGTCTGCTTATCTCTATCTTCAACAAAAACAGCCCGCTGCATGACGGCGCCGTGATTATCCAAGGCAACCGCATCAAAGCCGCCCGCTGCATCCTGCCCGTGACCGAAAGCAACGACGTGCCCGCCTCTATGGGGCTTCGGCACCGCGCCGCCATTGGCCTTTCTGAAGTCACCGACAGCGTGGTGCTGGTGGTCTCTGAGGAAACTGGCCAAATCTCCATCGTGCGCAACGGCGAAGTCAACCGTAACCTCTCCGCCGCTGACCTCCGCTCCAAACTCAACCACTACCTCTTTGACATTGAACCGAAAGTGGTGGAGAAAGTAGCTGCCGCTTAG
- a CDS encoding shikimate kinase, producing the protein MTSSYITSTPSCIFLVGMPGSGKSSVGKVLAAELGYQFLDLDTLLEEQEGLSIAEVFAQKGQAYFRQAEAKALRRVKNLQENVILATGGGAPCFHDNMAFMLDAGLAVYLKVAPQELVTRLTETDLQVRPLLRDKSPQELLAFLAETLTQRALFYAQAPVILEVDGLSVAQAAQALVPLMQAGR; encoded by the coding sequence ATGACTTCGTCTTACATAACTTCAACACCTTCTTGTATTTTCCTGGTAGGCATGCCCGGCTCCGGGAAGTCGTCGGTGGGGAAGGTATTGGCAGCGGAGTTGGGGTATCAGTTCCTGGATTTGGACACGCTGCTTGAAGAGCAGGAGGGTTTGTCTATCGCAGAGGTGTTCGCGCAGAAAGGGCAGGCGTATTTCCGGCAGGCCGAAGCGAAGGCGTTGCGCCGCGTGAAAAACCTGCAAGAGAATGTAATTCTGGCTACCGGTGGGGGCGCGCCCTGCTTTCATGACAACATGGCCTTTATGCTGGATGCTGGTTTGGCGGTATACTTAAAGGTAGCACCCCAGGAACTGGTGACAAGGTTAACAGAAACAGATTTGCAGGTGAGACCGTTGCTCAGAGACAAATCACCGCAGGAATTACTGGCGTTTTTAGCCGAAACCTTAACCCAGCGGGCATTGTTTTATGCGCAGGCACCTGTTATTTTAGAGGTAGATGGGCTGTCTGTTGCCCAAGCTGCGCAGGCCTTGGTGCCGTTGATGCAAGCCGGTCGGTAA
- a CDS encoding DUF1599 domain-containing protein: MIHQTAQEYQRVIDACQRLFLQKTQDYGTAWRILRLPSLTDQIFIKAQRIRSIQEKGTQKIQDDITSEFVAIVNYCVIALIQEQLMAQGETEQALPVERVRELYEDQIRQTHSLQQDKNHDYGEAWRSMRVESMTDLILMKIYRTKQIEDNDGQTIVSEGVEANYRDMLNYAVFCLIKLNYPNHAASSAE; this comes from the coding sequence TTGATTCACCAAACCGCCCAAGAATACCAGCGCGTGATTGATGCGTGCCAGCGCCTGTTTCTGCAGAAAACGCAGGATTACGGCACCGCGTGGCGCATTTTGCGGCTTCCCTCGCTCACCGACCAGATTTTCATCAAAGCCCAGCGCATACGCTCCATACAGGAAAAAGGCACCCAGAAGATTCAGGATGACATCACCTCTGAGTTTGTGGCCATTGTGAACTACTGCGTGATTGCCTTGATACAAGAGCAATTAATGGCGCAGGGCGAAACCGAGCAAGCCTTACCCGTGGAACGCGTGCGCGAACTATACGAAGACCAGATACGCCAAACCCACAGCCTGCAGCAGGACAAAAACCATGATTACGGGGAAGCCTGGCGCAGCATGCGTGTGGAGTCTATGACCGATTTAATCTTGATGAAGATTTACCGCACGAAGCAAATTGAGGACAACGACGGCCAAACCATAGTATCTGAGGGCGTAGAGGCCAATTACCGTGACATGCTCAACTACGCCGTTTTCTGTTTGATTAAACTAAACTACCCAAACCATGCTGCCTCGTCTGCTGAATAG
- a CDS encoding BT_3928 family protein yields MLPRLLNRFAWLVVGGLFIFSGLIKLNDPMGTAIKLEEYFDVFSVSFSTLFLAFKPYALYLSIFLSSLEVVLGVALLVRWRTNLVLWLLFALTLFFTFLTYYSARYDKVTDCGCFGDFIKLTPWESFTKDVILLVLLIILLATKRFLPSFPKWSPKTASAVVLVAVILSVGMGVYAYLHEPYFDFRAYKVGANIPALMKPSAPIRYEYHMEKGGKQYTFTTYPTDTTYKFKKMVPQNPEDGPKITDFNVWNDQGDFTQEMFLGNRLLVVVHTVAKTNPGSFKEINALLEGLERNQDPKVVPVVLTSSSSQEFDVFRHEVNLAAPYFFADATVLKTVIRANPGLLLLKNGVVVGKWHHNDVPTLQQVQSLL; encoded by the coding sequence ATGCTGCCTCGTCTGCTGAATAGGTTTGCCTGGCTGGTGGTGGGCGGTCTGTTCATCTTCTCCGGCCTAATCAAGCTCAACGACCCCATGGGCACCGCCATCAAGCTGGAAGAATATTTTGATGTTTTTTCGGTAAGCTTCTCCACGCTGTTTCTGGCCTTCAAACCCTACGCGCTGTACTTGTCCATTTTTCTGAGTTCCTTGGAAGTGGTCTTGGGCGTGGCCTTGCTGGTGCGCTGGCGAACCAATTTGGTGCTGTGGCTATTGTTCGCGCTTACGCTGTTCTTTACATTCCTTACTTATTATTCAGCAAGATATGATAAGGTAACAGACTGCGGCTGCTTCGGGGATTTCATCAAACTCACGCCATGGGAGTCATTTACCAAAGATGTTATCTTGCTGGTGTTGCTGATTATCTTGCTGGCCACGAAGCGGTTTTTGCCTTCATTTCCAAAATGGAGCCCGAAAACGGCCAGCGCTGTGGTGTTGGTGGCCGTTATTCTATCGGTGGGCATGGGCGTGTACGCGTATCTTCACGAGCCTTATTTCGATTTCAGGGCCTATAAAGTGGGAGCCAATATTCCGGCTTTGATGAAACCCTCCGCGCCCATCAGGTATGAATACCATATGGAGAAAGGCGGAAAGCAATACACCTTCACCACCTACCCCACAGACACCACCTACAAATTCAAGAAGATGGTGCCGCAAAACCCGGAAGACGGCCCCAAAATCACCGACTTCAACGTCTGGAACGACCAAGGCGATTTCACGCAGGAAATGTTCCTCGGCAACCGCTTACTGGTGGTAGTGCACACCGTGGCCAAAACCAACCCAGGCAGTTTTAAAGAAATTAATGCCCTGCTGGAAGGCTTGGAACGCAACCAAGACCCGAAGGTGGTGCCAGTGGTCTTGACCTCCAGCAGCAGCCAGGAGTTTGACGTGTTCCGGCATGAAGTGAACCTGGCCGCGCCGTATTTCTTTGCTGATGCTACGGTTTTGAAAACCGTGATTAGAGCGAATCCGGGTCTGCTCTTACTCAAGAACGGTGTGGTGGTAGGCAAATGGCACCACAATGATGTGCCCACGCTGCAGCAGGTGCAAAGTTTGCTGTAA
- a CDS encoding T9SS type A sorting domain-containing protein, which yields MVSILLLPKAEVNAQVTIGSLPFTYTQNFNSLPTSTSPSTTWQNNTSLPGWYAETTVNGYDLSTIKPSDGTNPTNGVTSFGVGTETNRSFGAVMTSGSDVYWGIKVKNNTNEPIRHLLLNYTVKQWNNSQGNASSTMLVSYKVGAATLTETGYISLDSMNATSPFVKNKDVLDGNLPANLTIKKQFPIRGILLQPGQEIFIRWTNQFAAKNKRDDLAIDDVQLQAVKDLVFYSKPTGSLDNVGTWSSKADLTGFSPSSLAGENQQFQLTQARLQATSLTSNLSLPASAKLVLTGKAVFNIPAAFTFRGTVDVLDSATLYINNKELPTLGQVAPGSTVVYGAMDVQDIATVTYGNLQIEGWQVKTLKSKTVVTGHLKIKGGGKLALGDFDLHMKDHRKFSEHDAQSYIQTQGKGRVRVELKAGESAKIPVGNSQYTPISLKLTSGVTDTFGVRAINSLYTGYLNDEPQGVLIDTKAVNKTWFIDEKEKGGSNMEITLYWQASDTLRGFKEDNIYLAHYENGTWDRLPAGRATLANGQYSMTRTGITSFSPFAMLAPDGPGAVPLPVSLLYLKAKRANGQVQVEWATASEDNNAFFQLEQSLDGYLFRPVGDQVEGAGNSQVTRVYQHKISGHPGQTIYLRLRQTDFDGTTTVSKAIAVAPGATHPTASLALYPNPTSGSFSLRGTYLQEGTAHLTVFHSSGKQVMTQQVQVQAGQSEEVTLQRQPAGVYFVQVRYADQQTMLRVVKQ from the coding sequence TTGGTAAGCATACTGCTTTTGCCCAAGGCCGAAGTAAACGCCCAGGTGACCATCGGGTCCCTGCCCTTTACCTACACACAGAATTTTAACTCGCTGCCTACCTCAACCTCGCCCTCAACTACCTGGCAAAACAATACCTCTTTGCCCGGATGGTACGCAGAAACAACTGTAAATGGGTACGACCTTTCCACCATTAAGCCATCAGACGGAACCAACCCCACCAATGGTGTCACCAGTTTTGGGGTAGGTACAGAAACAAACCGATCATTTGGGGCTGTTATGACCTCTGGTAGTGACGTTTACTGGGGAATTAAGGTTAAAAACAACACTAATGAGCCTATTAGGCACCTATTGCTCAACTACACCGTGAAGCAATGGAATAATTCCCAGGGCAACGCCAGTTCTACCATGCTGGTTTCCTACAAAGTGGGCGCTGCCACACTCACAGAAACAGGCTACATTTCCCTGGATTCTATGAATGCCACCTCGCCGTTTGTTAAGAACAAAGATGTCTTGGATGGAAATCTGCCTGCTAACCTGACCATCAAAAAGCAGTTCCCCATAAGGGGCATTCTGCTGCAGCCCGGCCAGGAAATCTTCATTCGGTGGACCAACCAGTTCGCGGCTAAAAATAAGCGCGATGATTTGGCCATAGATGACGTACAGTTGCAAGCCGTGAAGGATCTGGTTTTCTACTCCAAACCAACCGGCAGCTTAGACAATGTGGGCACCTGGTCTTCCAAAGCAGATTTAACTGGGTTCAGCCCCAGCAGTCTTGCCGGGGAGAACCAGCAGTTCCAGCTAACGCAAGCCAGATTGCAGGCTACTTCTCTTACCTCTAATCTGTCCTTACCTGCCTCGGCTAAACTGGTGTTAACGGGCAAGGCCGTGTTCAATATTCCGGCTGCGTTCACCTTTAGGGGTACCGTTGACGTGCTGGACAGTGCCACGTTGTATATCAATAACAAAGAGTTGCCTACGTTGGGGCAGGTGGCACCGGGCAGTACCGTTGTGTACGGCGCCATGGATGTGCAAGACATTGCCACGGTTACGTACGGAAACCTCCAGATTGAGGGCTGGCAAGTGAAAACACTGAAAAGCAAAACCGTGGTAACCGGACATTTGAAGATTAAAGGCGGTGGAAAGCTAGCATTGGGCGATTTTGACCTGCATATGAAAGACCATCGTAAATTCTCTGAGCATGACGCGCAAAGCTACATTCAGACCCAGGGCAAAGGCCGCGTGCGGGTAGAATTGAAAGCCGGGGAGTCGGCCAAAATTCCGGTGGGGAATTCCCAGTACACGCCCATCTCCCTCAAACTGACCAGCGGCGTCACAGACACTTTTGGCGTGCGCGCTATCAACAGCCTCTACACCGGTTACCTCAATGATGAACCGCAGGGCGTACTTATAGATACCAAGGCCGTGAACAAAACCTGGTTTATTGACGAAAAGGAGAAAGGTGGCTCCAACATGGAAATCACGCTCTACTGGCAGGCTTCTGACACTTTGCGGGGTTTCAAAGAAGACAATATTTACCTGGCGCACTATGAAAACGGCACCTGGGACAGGCTGCCCGCCGGCAGGGCCACCCTAGCCAACGGACAATACAGCATGACCAGGACCGGTATTACCTCGTTCTCACCGTTTGCCATGCTGGCACCAGACGGGCCGGGTGCGGTGCCACTGCCCGTGTCTTTGCTGTACCTCAAGGCCAAACGGGCCAACGGGCAGGTGCAGGTAGAATGGGCCACGGCCTCAGAAGACAACAACGCCTTTTTTCAGCTGGAGCAAAGCCTTGACGGCTACCTTTTCAGGCCGGTAGGGGACCAGGTGGAAGGCGCGGGCAACAGCCAGGTGACGCGTGTGTACCAGCACAAGATTTCGGGGCACCCGGGGCAAACCATTTACCTGCGGCTGCGCCAGACAGATTTTGACGGTACCACCACGGTGTCAAAGGCAATTGCCGTGGCGCCCGGCGCCACGCACCCAACCGCCAGCCTGGCCCTGTATCCTAACCCCACCAGCGGTAGCTTCTCTTTGCGGGGAACTTACCTGCAGGAAGGCACGGCCCACCTCACCGTGTTCCATAGCAGCGGGAAACAGGTCATGACCCAGCAGGTACAGGTGCAAGCGGGGCAGTCAGAAGAAGTGACTCTGCAGCGACAGCCCGCTGGTGTCTATTTTGTGCAGGTTCGGTACGCAGACCAGCAGACCATGCTGCGGGTAGTGAAGCAATAA
- a CDS encoding sterol desaturase family protein, whose product MKPSHKGSATIFKNPVLERMTHTHIALPISIFLVIATGLLVYGFTYGFLDVLSAVGLFLAGWLIFSLVEYMAHRFIFHMAPTNEFKRKVQYTFHGNHHDYPKDKTRLAMPPIVSLFIASFFFFVFKLVFGSLVFGLVAGFLFGYALYLFVHYAVHAYAPPKNFLKTLWIHHSIHHYKDPERAYGVSSPLWDYILGTMPERKR is encoded by the coding sequence ATGAAACCGAGTCATAAAGGATCTGCCACTATTTTCAAGAATCCGGTGCTGGAGCGCATGACCCATACGCATATTGCACTGCCTATTTCTATTTTCCTGGTCATTGCCACCGGCCTATTGGTGTACGGCTTCACGTACGGCTTTTTAGATGTGCTGTCGGCGGTAGGTTTATTTCTGGCGGGTTGGCTGATTTTCTCGCTGGTGGAGTACATGGCGCACCGCTTCATCTTTCACATGGCGCCTACCAATGAGTTCAAGCGCAAGGTGCAGTACACGTTCCATGGCAACCACCATGACTACCCCAAAGACAAAACGCGTTTGGCCATGCCGCCCATTGTGAGCTTGTTCATTGCGTCGTTTTTCTTTTTTGTGTTCAAGCTGGTGTTTGGTTCACTGGTGTTCGGGCTGGTGGCGGGGTTCCTTTTTGGCTATGCCCTGTATCTGTTTGTGCACTACGCGGTGCATGCCTACGCGCCGCCCAAGAACTTTTTGAAGACGCTTTGGATTCACCACAGCATTCACCATTACAAAGACCCGGAGCGCGCCTACGGCGTTTCGTCGCCGTTATGGGACTACATCTTGGGCACCATGCCAGAGCGCAAGCGATAA
- the folP gene encoding dihydropteroate synthase, with product MGILNLTPDSFYAGSRLNGIEEALRQAEKMLTEGATFLDIGGYSTRPNAPEVTEQQELQRVVPVIEAITKAFPEALLSIDTFRATVAEAAVSAGALLVNDVSGGTLDDAMFATVGKLGVPYILMHMRGTPQTMTSLTQYDNGLLEELVSYFAVRVAKLREDGVKDIILDPGFGFAKTVEQNYQLLRRLKELQLLELPLLVGLSRKSMTYKPLHVGPEEALTGTIAAHTLALLNGADILRVHDVKEAVHTIEIVKKTITA from the coding sequence ATGGGCATCCTCAACCTCACGCCAGATTCATTCTACGCCGGCAGCAGACTCAACGGCATAGAAGAAGCGTTGCGGCAAGCCGAAAAAATGCTCACCGAGGGCGCTACGTTTCTAGACATAGGCGGCTATTCTACGCGGCCCAATGCCCCAGAGGTTACAGAACAACAGGAACTGCAACGCGTAGTACCGGTCATAGAGGCAATAACAAAGGCTTTTCCGGAGGCGCTGCTTTCCATTGACACGTTCAGAGCCACCGTGGCCGAAGCTGCTGTTTCTGCCGGTGCCTTGCTGGTGAATGACGTGTCTGGCGGAACCTTGGATGATGCCATGTTCGCTACTGTGGGCAAATTGGGCGTACCGTATATTCTGATGCACATGCGGGGCACGCCGCAAACCATGACCAGCCTCACGCAGTATGACAACGGACTGCTGGAGGAACTGGTTTCTTATTTTGCCGTGCGGGTAGCCAAATTGCGCGAAGACGGCGTGAAAGATATTATCTTAGACCCAGGCTTCGGGTTTGCGAAAACTGTGGAGCAGAATTATCAGTTGCTGCGTAGGCTGAAAGAACTGCAATTGCTTGAGCTTCCGCTGTTAGTGGGTTTGTCACGAAAATCCATGACGTACAAACCACTGCACGTGGGCCCCGAAGAAGCGCTCACCGGCACAATTGCCGCCCACACCCTGGCGTTACTCAACGGAGCCGACATTCTGCGCGTGCATGACGTAAAGGAAGCCGTACATACCATAGAAATCGTAAAAAAGACCATAACCGCGTGA